A stretch of DNA from Gammaproteobacteria bacterium:
GATATACAAAGTAAGAGCCATACGTTTGATGCAATAGAGTTTGAGGCTTTATCTTCTGATTGGAGTGAAGTGACGGCAGATGCAAATGAAAGCTGGCAACCTGTCATTCAGCAAGGAGATGTCGTTTTTTCAAAGGTATACAGAGCGGGTGATAATCAAAAAATTGCTCTTCATCTTTCATTTTTTGCCCAGCAAGCGCAAGGCAAAGAAGCTGTGAGTGATGATAACAAGGTTTATGATGGTAAGCAGTGGAAAATATTTTCCCAAAAAAAATCCAGAGTTGTTTTGTCACAAGAGATCTATTTAGATGTGGAAGAGAGTCTCATCAAATCACTTAATGGGAAAGAAAAAATTGTATGGCGGTGGTATTACGTGCAAGATCAACGGCTTATTAATCCCTATGTTGCAAAAGTTTTAAACATTGTGGGAGTGCTTTTAGGGAGGCCTGAAATTACAGTGTTTGTGGTTGCTACAGATCAAAATATGGTATACGAAGAGAGCATTGATCGTTTGAAGAAATTTCTTGTTGATAACCTGGCGCTGTATGAAAGCACAATTAATGGAATGAAAAATGTTAAAGAAAATAGTCAATAATTATCAGTTTAAAGTTTACTCTCTCTTGATTGTAAGTGTGTTGTTATTGGCAGGTTGTGGGCCTTCAATGACTGATGTGGAGCATATTCGAAAAGCGAAGGAGTCTCAGTCAAAAAGTGACTGGAATTCTGCCATTATCAGCTTTAAAAATGCATTGCGTCACAACCCTGATAATGCGGAGGCAAGATTTTTATTAGGTGAAACTTATCTCTCTGTTCGCCAGGGTGAAAATGCAGAAAAAGAGTTACGCCACGCATTGAAAGGAGGTTTTTCGAATGAATTGTTGCCTGTTTATTTAGGAAAGTCTCTTCTCTATCAAGGCGCGTTCAAAAAAGTTCTTGATGAAATTAATACATCAAATGATGACTCAAAAGAGATTAATGCAAAGTTATTGGCGGTTCGAGGGAGTGCTTTTTTAGGCTTGAATAATAGTGAATCTGCTCTTCAGGCATATCAAAAAGCACTTGAACAGTCTGAAAACTTAAGTGAAGCACTGTTGGGTTTGGCTAAGCTGGAGATTAAAAAAAACAGTCATGCTGAAGCAAAAAGGCAGGTCGAACATGCAATAAAATCGGATGAAACCAATTGGGAGGCCTGGTTGATAAAAGGTGAACTGGCTTTTTCAGGGGCAGATTATGTGGTGGCTGAGCAAGCATTTAAAACTGTTTCAGATCGTGGGGACGGTATTTTATGGAAGCTTCAGGGGCGTTTGGGATGGGTTAAAACGCTGATTTCACAAAAGCAGGAAAGCAGAGCGTTAAGTGAAGTTGAGGCACTTCTGAAGGAGTTTCCGACTCACCCTATCCCTAAATTTTTTCGCGCACAAATTGCCTATGATCAAGGCGATTTTGATACTGCAAAGGAGCAACTATTACAGGTTGTTAAATTATTTCCAGGCCACAATCCCAGTTTGTTATTGTTGGGTGCGATTGATTTATCAAAAAACAATCTGGAACAGGCGGAGAATTATTTAAACCGTTTTATAGCAGCTAGCCCCGACCATATTCCAGCACTTAAACTATTGGCAGAAATACAAATGAAACGAGGCCAACCTAAGTTGGCTGTGGAGGCTTTAAGTCATGCATTGCTGCAAGCGCCGGATGATATGCGGTTGTTGGCAATGGTTGGGCAGGCTCAATTTGCTGCGGGGGATGCTAAGGCAGCAGTTTCGACCTATCGTCAACTGACTAAAAAGAGCCCTGATTCAGCAGTGGCATGGTTGCATTTAGGGCGTATGCAATTGCAACAAAAGAGTTTGAGTGATGCCAGACGTTCACTGAAAACGGCGTTGGAGGTCGAACCTAAACTTCTTCTTGCTGCGTCAATGCTGGTGCGTTTAGAGCTTTTTGAAAATCGACCGAGTGCTGCATTAGCTGTCGTGCAAAAATTAAAAAAAAGCGCGCCTGATATGATTGCTGCGAATGTGCTTGAAGGTGATTTGTTGATGGCTCGACAGGAGTTTTCAACTGCCGCAAAAATTTTTCAGAAGGCTTTTAATAAAGAAAAAAACAAGCCGTTAGCTTTGAAAACATTTATTGCTTTAAATAAGTCGCAACAGAAAGAGACTGCCATTAAAATGATGGAGGAGTGGCTCAAAATAGATTCGAGTGATATGCGTGGACGATTTGAACTGGCAAGTGTTTATCAGCAAATGGCTGAATATGATTTGGCACAACCACATTACGAATATATTTTGAAAGAGAATGAAAATAACGCATTCGTATTGAATGATCTGGCCTGGTTGTTACATAAAAAAGGTGATTCCAAAGCATTGGAATATGCAGAAAAAGCGGCAGGGCTTCAGCCTGAAAATGGTGCGGTTCTCGATACTTTGGGCTGGATTCTGGTTCAAAAAGGTGAAATTGATCGGGGCGAAAAAATATTACAAAAAGCTTTGGTGTTGACACCAAATATACCCGAAATTCGTTACCATCTAGCGGTCGCTTTAGCCAAATCAGGTCGAACTGATGATGCTCGAAAAGCATTGCAGGAATTAATTAACTCGCCTTCAAGTTTGGCGTTTAGTGAAATTGACAAAGCTAAAGCGTTTTTAGAGCAGTTGTAATGTGATTTTTTGCCTTGAAATAATTCGGCGATATATGTAAAGATTAAAACTGATTTTTTTGCTATTATTCGTAAAGTTTTACAGAGTATTCTTAAGGAATTTATAAATGAAAAAAATACCGTGGGTTGTTTTGTGTTTGTTAATGGTTTTTGTGACTGGCTGTGTGGGCAAGAGTATTCCATTAGCGCCCCAAAAACTTGGAAAAACAGCCGTAGATATGGACTACTTGATTGGCCCTGGTGATGTGATTGATATTTTCGTATGGCGTAATCCAGATGTCTCTGTCACCTTGCCCGTA
This window harbors:
- a CDS encoding tetratricopeptide repeat protein translates to MLKKIVNNYQFKVYSLLIVSVLLLAGCGPSMTDVEHIRKAKESQSKSDWNSAIISFKNALRHNPDNAEARFLLGETYLSVRQGENAEKELRHALKGGFSNELLPVYLGKSLLYQGAFKKVLDEINTSNDDSKEINAKLLAVRGSAFLGLNNSESALQAYQKALEQSENLSEALLGLAKLEIKKNSHAEAKRQVEHAIKSDETNWEAWLIKGELAFSGADYVVAEQAFKTVSDRGDGILWKLQGRLGWVKTLISQKQESRALSEVEALLKEFPTHPIPKFFRAQIAYDQGDFDTAKEQLLQVVKLFPGHNPSLLLLGAIDLSKNNLEQAENYLNRFIAASPDHIPALKLLAEIQMKRGQPKLAVEALSHALLQAPDDMRLLAMVGQAQFAAGDAKAAVSTYRQLTKKSPDSAVAWLHLGRMQLQQKSLSDARRSLKTALEVEPKLLLAASMLVRLELFENRPSAALAVVQKLKKSAPDMIAANVLEGDLLMARQEFSTAAKIFQKAFNKEKNKPLALKTFIALNKSQQKETAIKMMEEWLKIDSSDMRGRFELASVYQQMAEYDLAQPHYEYILKENENNAFVLNDLAWLLHKKGDSKALEYAEKAAGLQPENGAVLDTLGWILVQKGEIDRGEKILQKALVLTPNIPEIRYHLAVALAKSGRTDDARKALQELINSPSSLAFSEIDKAKAFLEQL